The Salinirubellus salinus genome segment ACGGACGAGTCGTCGACCGACTGGGTGTACTGGTAGAGTTGCTGGACGGCGGGCGCGAGCGCGTCCGCCCCCGCGTCGACGGCCGCGAGTTCGCGGAGGTAGGTCTGCGGGCCGATGGAGCCGCGGTTGTACCGCGCGAGCGCCTGCCGCTCGCGCCGCTCGAGCGTGGCGATGCGCTCGTCGAGACGCTCGTGGCTGCGGGCGATGGTCGCCCGTCGCTCGGCGGCGGTCTCGGCCGCCTCGAACGCCTCGACCAGCCTGAGTCTGGCGTAGCGACCCCGGAGCGTCGCGTCGTCCATCGCCATCGTCGCGCCCACGTCGAGACGGACGACGGCGACGGTGGAGGTGGTCACGTCGCTCGACGGGAGCGAGAGGTAGGCCGTGGTCCCGTTCCGTTCGGTGACGGGAGGACTCGTCGCGGCCGCGCTCGCGGGCGGTCCGGCGTCGGCCGTCGGGGTTCCGGTGCGGGCGGGCGGCGCGTCCGAGGGGGCGCCGGCCGTCCCGGTCGAGGCGTCGGTCGTGGGGAGGGCAGCGACCGGGGAGAGGGCGAGCAGCAGGGCGAGGGCGATGGCCACGCCGGTCGCACGGGGACCGTCCATGTCCGCTCGGTGGGAGACGCCAGCACAAAAATCCACTCGTCCGGGGGGCGGCGCGAGCCGCACGAGAGAAGCCACGAGCGACGCTTAGACGTTTCACAGAGGTCTGAGACGTTTCACCGGGTCATGGAAAGCGTTTTGCCGCGAGGGCGTGGACCTCCGGGGTATGCGGCCGGGGCTGCCCTCCACGCTGACGCTGGTCCTCGTGCTCGTCCTCGCCGGTGTGGCCGGCGGCGTCGGGACTGCAGCGACCGCCCCGGTGACCGACACGCGGGCGGACGTCGTGCAGGTCGACCCGCCGAGGAACGGGACGCTCGTCGAACTCCAGTTGACGCCCGACGGCACCGCGCGCTGGACCGTCGAGCAGCGCTTCGCGCTCGACGACGAGAACGACACGCGCGCCTTCGAGCGCCTCGCCAACGAGTTCGAGGCCGGCGACGCCGGGACGGGCTACCTGGAGGCGTTCGCCCGGGGGCGGGTGGCCGCGAGCAACGCCACGGGTCGCGAGATGCGCCTCGTGAACATCAGCCGTGACAGCCGGGTCGAGGCGGCGAGGAACGTCAGCGTCGGCGTCCTCGAGCTCTCGTTCGAGTGGACGAACTTCGCGCGGGTCGGGGGCGGCAGGCTCCGCGTCGACGACGCGTTCCGCACGCCGGACAACGGGACGTGGTTCCCCGGCATCACCGAGAGCGAGACGTTCGTCGTCCGCCCGCCGGCGGGCTACGGCGTCTCCTCGGCACCGGCGGCTCCCACGCGCGGGGTCATCCGTCTCTTCGGCCCACGCGAGTTCGAACCGGGCTACCTCGACATCACGTACGAGCGACTGGCGACCCCCACCGAGACGCCGACGGTCACGGCGCCTGGGGGCACGCTCACCGGGTCGGGGACCCCGAGCGACACGCCGACCGTGCCGCCGACGGTCGACCGGGAGACGCTGTTCCTCCTCGTCGGCCTGGTGGGGCTCGGTCTGCTGGCCGTGCTGGTCTACCTGCTCGCGCGACGCGGGAC includes the following:
- a CDS encoding helix-turn-helix transcriptional regulator, translated to MRPGLPSTLTLVLVLVLAGVAGGVGTAATAPVTDTRADVVQVDPPRNGTLVELQLTPDGTARWTVEQRFALDDENDTRAFERLANEFEAGDAGTGYLEAFARGRVAASNATGREMRLVNISRDSRVEAARNVSVGVLELSFEWTNFARVGGGRLRVDDAFRTPDNGTWFPGITESETFVVRPPAGYGVSSAPAAPTRGVIRLFGPREFEPGYLDITYERLATPTETPTVTAPGGTLTGSGTPSDTPTVPPTVDRETLFLLVGLVGLGLLAVLVYLLARRGTGDDGGAPAAANGGVDDGGAIAAGVAGGESGDGEPEPEPAPEPEPEPVDTELLSDEERVEHLLEWNGGRMKQANIVDETGWSNAKVSQLLSAMDEAGRIDKLRIGRENLISLPDEDVTEFEE